A genome region from Penicillium psychrofluorescens genome assembly, chromosome: 3 includes the following:
- a CDS encoding uncharacterized protein (ID:PFLUO_005024-T1.cds;~source:funannotate), which yields MTKAEPPRLFFHSPSHGHEVFVQPSSYLRPQMASERDTIHREERQGLRAIRNFLKVRTSYDVLPLSFRLIIFDTSLSVKESLNILIQNGAPCPPSSGRTGIVSAPLWDSKASKFAGLLTTSDYINVIQYYFQNPAALDQIDQFRLDSLRGACSKLIESGRSNPDTDMGVPVKEVEKALGVAPPETISIDPERPLYEACRRMLESRARRIPLVTSDSQTDRSHVLSVVTQYRILKFVAVNVPDTQKLRRPLGEILLGSYNNVASASMDTPVIDVIHILVERSISSVPILNSEGVVYNVFEAVDVITLIKGGFYDDLSLTVGEALKKRSADFPGIYTCSLNEGLDTIFDTIRKSRVHRLVVVDEHFKLKGVLTLSDILHYILLEGENDEA from the exons ATGACGAAGGCGGAACCTCctcgtcttttcttccactcACCTTCTCACGGTCACGAGGTCTTCGTGCAGCCATCCTCGTACCTTCGTCCGCAAATGGCCTCCGAGCGCGACACCATTCACCGGGAGGAGCGACAGGGCCTG CGCGCCATCCGCAATTTCCTCAAGGTCCGCACCAGCTACGATGTGCTGCCGCTCAGCTTCCGTCTGATCATTTTCGACACCTCGCTCTCGGTCAAAGAGAGTCTGAACATCCTCATTCAAAATG GGGCTCCCTGCCCCCCCTCGTCGGGACGTACAGGCATCGTGTCAGCCCCATTGTGGGACTCCAAGGCTTCCAAGTTTGCCGGTCTCCTGACCACCTCGGATTATATCAATGTCATCCAGTATTACTTCCAGAACCCCGCCGCGCTGGACCAGATCGACCAGTTCCGGCTGGATAGTCTTCGAGGTGCGTGTTCCAAATTAATTGAGAGTGGTCGCAGTAACCCAGACACTGACATGGGAGTGCCGGTAAAAGAGGTCGAGAAAGCATTGGGTGTCGCGCCGCCCGAaaccatctccatcgacCCGGAGCGACCCCTCTACGAAGCATGCCGCCGCATGCTGGAATCCCGCGCCCGCCGTATCCCGCTCGTCACGTCCGACAGCCAGACCGATCGCTCCCACGTCCTCAGCGTCGTCACGCAATACCGCATCCTGAAATTTGTCGCCGTCAATGTTCCTGATACGCAGAAGTTGCGCCGGCCGCTGGGGGAAATCTTGCTGGGCAGTTATAACAATGTCGCGTCGGCGTCAATGGATACGCCTGTCATCGACGTGATTCATATCTTGGTCGAGCGGAGCATCTCTAGCGTCCCTATTCTCAACTCGGAGG GTGTCGTGTACAATGTGTTCGAGGCAGTCGATGTAATCACGCTGATCAAGGGCGGTTTCTACGACGATCTGAGTCTAACAGTAGGGGAAGCCTTGAAGAAGCGATCCGCG GATTTCCCGGGGATCTACACCTGTTCACTGAATGAGGGACTCGACACGATCTTCGACACCATCCGCAAATCACGGGTGCACCGTCTAGTAGTGGTGGACGAGCATTTCAAGCTCAAAGGCGTCCTCACCCTCAGCGACATTCTACACTACATTCTTCTCGAGGGAGAAAATGACGAGGCATGA